The Arthrobacter sp. OAP107 DNA segment ATGGCGCGGAGCGTTCTTCTGCCTGGTGCCGGTTGCCATGATCGTCCTGGTTTGGCAATGGATCAGCTTGCCTTCCCTGAAGGTTTCCCGGCGTTCGACGACGGTCCGCGATATTTTCACGATCTTTTCGGCATTTAATAACCGGTCCATCGCCTGGGGCATGCCGGCCTGCGGCGCCTTCTTCATGGGCCAGTTCATCCTCTTCACCTATATCCGCCCGTTCCTGGAGACCGTGACCCGGATCGACGTGACGGCGATTTCCCTCGTTCTACTCGTGCTCGGAGTGACAGGCTTTGCCGGCACCATCCTGATCGGCCGCTTCCTCGGACCGAACTTGTACCGGACACTCATTATCATCCCTGCCCTGATGGCGCTCATCGCGGCGGCCCTGATCCCCTTCGGTGCCTGGATCGCCGCCGTCGTTGTGCTCCTGGGCGTGTGGGGACTGCTGGGGACCTCAGCACCCGTCGGCTGGTGGAGCTGGATCGCCAAAGCCATGCCCCACAATGCCGAACAGGGCGGCGGTCTGATGGTGGCCGTGGTCCAGACATGCATCGCCTCGGTTCCACCCTGGGCGGCCTCCTGTTCGACTCCATCGGCTACCGCGGCACCTTCGCGGCGAGTGTGGTGGTGCTGCTGCTGGCCTCCGTCTTGGCCCTTGTGACCGCCCGAATCACCCGACAGGAGGCGGCCCGGCCGGCCGCTTCCTGAAGACGATTCCGTTGCGTCCCGGGATCCCTTGAAGTCGCCATCCGTCGGAAGACGCCAGCCGTCCCGGGAGTTCCTCGAGACGTTGCCTCCGACGCTGGCCGATGACAACGTGCGTTACTGCGCGAGCAGCTGACTTAAGCAGAGCGTGACGCCAAGCGCGCCTGTTGCGGAGTGGCCCGGGGCCGCCGTAATTTGGGGGCTGTCGACTCCACCACATGAAAAAGGCCCCTGTCCTCAGCGAAGGGGGCGGTTCGCCTCAGCCTGTTTCATCGGCGGTCGGGCTGGTGTGTGTCCGATTTGCGTTCGTCGCAGGCACGCCAGCGCAGCCACTCTGGCGTCCGGGACACCAGAAGGCGGCCCCGCTCTCCCCTATCCCCAGGGCGAGAGCGGGGGCGCCTCTGGGCACAGGAGCGGCCTAGCCCCAATGCTATTAGTCGCTGTAAGGCAGGACACGTTCTGTCGAAAGATCCCAAACCACGGCCTTCTGGCGTGTGTACATGGCCACCGAATCGAAACCGTTCTCCTTGCCGAATCCGCTCTGTTTCATCCCCCCGAACGGCACCGTCGGGTGAAACGAACGGTAGGTGTTGATCCAAACCGTTCCTGCGACAAGATTCTTAGAAAGGTACTGGATCGCACCAGCGTCATTACTCCACACCTGGGCGCTCAGACCGAATGGCGAGTTGTTCGCACGCGAGAGTGCTTCGTCCAAGCTGGCATACGACATTACACTGGCGACCGGCCCGAAAAACTCCTCGGTCGCTGCCGGATTATCGTCAACGACCTCACCCAGAACAGTCGGCTGATAGAACGCGCCGTCTCTGAGTTCCCCATCTTCGGCAGGCGCACCACCTGCCAAAAGGGTCGCTCCGTTCTCGACCGATCGCCGCACCAGGTCATCGACTCTGCTCCGATGCTGGCGGCTAATAAGCGTGCCCATTTGGGAAGACTCCCGCTCCGGAAGCCCGACACGCACGATCTTCGCGCGGGCTGCAAGTTCTTCACGAACACGGCCATAGATTGACTCATGCACGAGGATACGAGATCCAGCCACGCAACTCTGACCGCTTTTGGCGAAGTTCGAGTGAAGCACCGACGGGATCGCATAGTCCAAATCGGCATCAGGTAAGAGGATGGCCGGGCTCTTTCCTCCCAGTTCCAGAACCGTTGGCACGATGTTAGTGGCCGACTGGGTTAGCACCGCCCGACCAGAAACTGGGCCACCGGTGAAGGCGACCATACCGATGTTCGGGTGCTGACTTAGTAGCGGTCCCACGATTGCTCCGCGACCCGTGACGACATTGATGACCCCGCGGGGGAACCCCGCCTCGAGCGCGAGTTCCACCAGCCTATAGTTGAGCAGAGGCGCGATTTCCGGCGCCTTAATGACGATGCAGTTGCCTGCAGCCAGCGCAGGCCCCGCCTTCATCGCGACAAAATTGGCGTTTCCGTTGTAGGGGCTGATTCCTGCTACGACCCCAAATGGCTCGCGCAGCTCATACGAGAGCCGTTCTGGCAACTGGGCGAAGGATCGGCCCTCGATCTTGTCGGCAATGCCGGCGTAATACCTGAGGGTCCGTTCACACGATCCCAGCTCGGCCAGCACTTCTCGACGCAGATGCCCAACGTCGGCCACCTCGATGTCGGCCAGCTCCTCGCGATGTTCCACTATGCGATCCGCCCACGCCGACAACAGCTTCGCGCGCACATCAGGAGCAGTGTGCCGCCAGGACGACTCGTAGGTCTGCTGAGCGCCTTGGATGATCCAGTCAAGCTGCTCTGCGGTCACCTCGTGCAACTGGGCGATCTGCCTGCCGGTCGAGGGATTCTCAATCGGCATGACGTATCCGCCTTCCGGAGTGACTACTCCCTCAGCTGAAATGTACCCGACGTTCCGCCGAACACCGATCACGTTGCCTGTCATGCGCATAACCCGCTCTCTCTAAAACCAGCCAAGCAGTTCGGCCGTTCCTTTATCGCTTAATTCTCTTTCGCCAACAACGCATGACGACTTATATGCGCATCTCACTGCGGACACCCTTTCAGCGTCCGCGCTTGCTTGCACGTCCCGCCTTCAGCGCCCGGGTCAGCCATCAGAATCCGCCCTTAGGCGTATTACTCATACTGACCAGCGATGCTGTCAGTTGACCAATGACATTCAGTGATAGAGGCATCAACCAGTCACATACGAATTCGGCTGCGCAGTGCCAGGACGATAACAAAGGGCTCTTAGGGCAAAAATGCGCACATGCACGTCAGTAATAACCCCATCACGAGAAAACATTTGCCATTCATTCTCATAACATCACACGATGGGCTTGCTCCCTGTGATCCTAGTCACCGGGAAAGCGGTGAACACCTAGCTACCAATAAGAATCCAACGGCAGAATGCACCCCTGCCGAAGAAAGAGGCTTCATGTCGACGACGACGTCAGCAACCCGGTTCGAAAACAAAATTGCGTTCGTGACAGGCGCAGGCAAGGGAATCGGCCGCGCAACCGCAATCGCGTTCGCGCAGGAGGGAGCACGACTCGCCCTCGCGGATTTCGACGACGAGGCCAACAGCCAGACGGCCAAAATCATCCGAAACGCAGGCGGGGAAGCCATCACAATACACGTCGATGTGACGTCGGAAGACGACGTTCGCTCGGCCATCGACGAAACCATGAGCGAATTCGGAAGGCTCGATGTCGCCTTTAACAATGTAGGCAGGATCCAAAGGCCCATCCCACTGGCGGAATCGACCGTCGACGAGTGGCGGCTGATCATGGACACGAACGCGCTCGGAGTGTTCCTCGGCATGAAATACCAAATCCCGGCGCTCCTAAAGAGCGGCGGCGGTGCCATCGTAAACACCGCCTCGGGTGCGGGGCTGCGTGGACGGAGGGGACTTGCCATTTATACGGCGGCGAAACACGCAGTTGCAGGGCTAACTCGGGCAGCCAGTCTCGACTACGCGCGCCAGGGTATCCGTGTAAATGCAGTAGCCCCCGGTCCGGTCGATACGGAACTGGCCCACGTGGTCACCGGTGGCAGCCAGGACGGCATAGCGGCTATGGAGTCCACACAACCGATCGGACGCCTCGGCAGGCCTGAGGAGATTGCTTCGGCAGTCCTTTGGCTCGCATCACCGCAGGCCGGCTACACCTTGGGAACCGTGGTGCCTGTTGACGGTGGACGCACGGCCGAGTAGTGGGCCTGGATACAACTGCCAACCCATTTCCACCACCTCAGCAAAGGAGCTAACGTGGCCAGCACAAATTCAATGACCGCAACGTCCAAATCGGCGGGGGGCACTCAGCTAGAGAAGTCTCGCGCGCGTCGCGCTGCCGCATCGGCTCTGGTAGGTGGTGCTCTCGAATATTACGACTTCTTCCTTTACTCTCTGGCTGCGGCTATCGTCTTCCCCACGTTGATGTTCCCGAGCGGCACCAGCGCCGCTACTGGGATCTTGCTTTCTCTCGGCACACTCGGCGTTGGGTACGTGGCCCGCCCCGCGGGCGCCGTAGTCTTCTCGCATTTTGGCGACAAGTTCGGCCGTAAGCGCATCCTGGTTTTGACGATCGTACTGATGGGGCTGTCGACATTTGTTATTGGCTTCCTTCCTACGTATGAACAGGTTGGATTTTTGGCGCCAACCCTTCTAGTAGTCATGAGACTTTTACAGGGATTGTCTGCAGGCGCAGAAACGACCGGGGCCAGTACGCTTACGCTGGAGTCCGCCCCGCACGGCAGGAGGGCGTTCTACACATCATTTACACAGTCAGGAAATTCCCTCGGCTTTGTACTCGCGAACGTCGCATTCCTACCAATTGCGGCCCTCCCCCATGATCTCCTGTTCTCCTGGGGATGGCGCATCCCCTTCTTCGCCAGCGCCATTGTCGTGGCCGTCGCTTTGATTATGCGATCGAAGCTCGAGGAGGCGGTCATCTTCATCAAGGAGGTCGTAGAGGAGCACAAGGAGATCAAGATCCCACTCTTCACCGCTCTCCGCCGCTATCCGTGGGGCATTATCAAAGTCCTTCTGCTTACGACGAGCGCCTCAATCGGTACCATGCTCTTCACGTTTGGACTGGCCTTTGCGACTCGGCCTGAGTTCGGGATCGAGATTTCGTATACCACCATGATCTGGGCCTCCATCGCCGGATATGGAATTAATGCGATTGCTCAACCCTTTTGGGGGCTTTTTTCGGACCGCATCGGTCGCCGTCCGGTGATCATATTCGGCGCTATTACTTCTGCAGTAATGACATTCGCTTATTTCGCCGCCATCGTTGCACACAACATTCCAATGATATTCGTGTCAATCATTTGTGCTTTCTCCATCTTCTACGCAGCAGTGAATGCCGTAAGTCAAACGTTCGCTGGTGAGCTGTTCGACGTCCGTGTTCGATACTCTGCGTCAGCAGTGGGCTTCAACGCAGGCATCGTGGTGGTCGGCTTTGTGCCAGCCATTGCCACGGCCTTCGTCACCAGGGACAACTGGATAGCAGCGCCAATCATCGTCGCGATCACATGCATTGCCGCAGCCCTTGCGGCCCTGTTCTCGAAGGAAACGAGCAAGGTACGACTTGAAGATCTTGGATAAGTCCATGCCTCATTGAGCCGAAATTGCTTTCACATTGATTTTGAAAAATGCAAGCTTCCAAAAAGGCTGTGTTCCAGGAGGTGCGGCGAAGATCGAATTTCGCCGCACCTTTCGGTTTTTCACGTGAGCTGTTGCCCGTCGTCGGTTTCCGGCGGCAATCGCACATGTCCGGCAAGCCCCTCGAGAAGAAGGCGTTGGCGCCACTAAGGCGGCGTGTGGGGCCATGGGCGCAGTTCTGCGCGGACCTGGCGGACTAGGCCCGAGTGCTTCAACGGAAAGTCGAAGCCAACTGCGGGACGAATGCATTAGTCGAGCTATAGCGGGTGGCAGAGAACTCTGATGGCGGAGCGCACAACGGTTTCTCCGCAAAGCTGCTATAGGCGGCGTAGGCCAGTGCGGCCATTCACACAGGCCGGGAATTTACATCCCTAGTTTCGATTCGCAGGACACTCGCGGAAGGCACCGAGGACGTTGCCGTCGGTGCCTTATTAGGTCCCAACGAAAAAGTGCGTCTCCCGCTGAGCATGGGAGCCAACGCCAGAGAGAGGACAGCAAATGCCCGCGGTGACGCTGGCCTCCAGCCCAGAGGGGACAGACCTCGCTTGGCGTCGCACCGCTATGTCCCGGGTTGTTGCGTCGGCACCGCGTCTCTGGTGTTGTCCACACGGCCTGGGTCACAAGGCACCCGTCCCCAGCGCTACCGCGCATCCAGCATCTGGCGTGGCGCAGAGACTGCAGCCCCGAATTAACGGGATAGCAGGGAGATATAGACCTATCACAAATGGGTATTGGTGAGGCCGATCCATAACAGACAGTATGGAATACATCATCTTCGATGCCTAGCTGGCCCCTTCTTTACGCCACACTCCCCAAGGCACTGACACGAGCACCGCGCGAAAGATAAAGAGATGCTTCAAAACACCAGTACTTCCGGTTCCACCCCGCCACAGTCCGGATCCACGCCGGAGGCCGACTCCCGCAGGGTTCTACGGGGCAGGGGCGCTGCCCTGGCCCGCAATATGGAGGCCAGTCTCAGCGTCCCAACCGCTTCGACCATGAGGACGTTCGAGGTCTCCGGTCTCATGGAGTGGCGCGAAAGGCTCCGCGACCAGGGGTTCAACGTTCCTATCGCAGCCGTGCTCGCGACCGCTATGGCCCGGGCCGCACAGCATCAGGTTGCTGCGGTGCGTCGCCGCATAGAAAATGACGGTTCGGATCTCGTGCTTGTGGAAGAGGGCAGCGTCAACCTCGGAGTTGCGGTCGACGTCGAAACTTCGGCCGGGCACTCCATCATGGTGCCTGTCATCCAGGACGCAGCCAATCTCACCTTCCCGGAACTGGTTGAGCGTCTCGGCCAGCTCTCGCAGGAGTGCAGGACAGGCACTATCGCCGTTGCCAAGCTGCGCGGGGCGTCCCTCATCCTCACCAGCACGGGCCGTTTTGGTTCCACAACAGGTGTGCCCCTGCTTCCCGCCGGTCCGGGCATCATCGTTGCCGCTGGGGCCATCGGAGTCCCCGCGGGACTCGAAAAGCTGGCCGCCACCCATCCCGTAGACCCCGTTTTGACGTTGTCTTCAACCTATGACCACCGTGCCATTCAGGGAGCAGACTCCGGCAGCTTCTTGGGAGCCGTAGAAAAATTCCTGCGGTCGCAGGAGTTCCTTGCGCAGCTGGAACAGGAAATACTCCAGAATGAGCCTGACCCCCTGCTTGACCTCCCGGCGTCGTCACAGTCCGGCGCCGTACGGTTGGCCGAGTTCAACGGTACAGCCAGTACAGCCGTCGCCCGGCTGGAGCCCGTACGGGCCCGTGTCGAAGGCTCCTGGCTGCCCGACGGCGTCGAAGTCGAGTTCGCACACCTGTCCGATCCGGAAGCCCGCAGCTGGCTCGCCGACCTGATCAGGCACGGAACTCCACAGCCCGCCTCGGCCCGCCGCCTGCAGGCGCTGCGGCTTGCAACCGAGATCGACGTCTTCGAAACGTACTTGCAGACCCAGTTCCTCGGGCAAAAAACACTGTCCGTTCAAGGCCTTGAGTCCTCGGTGCTGGCGCTGGCCGAAATGGCCGGACAGGCCGCCGGGAAAGGCTACACAGAAACTGTGCTGGGCATGGCTCACCGCGGCCGGCTCAGCATCATGGCCCACATCCTCAACTGGCCTATGGAGCGGATCCTGGCCGAGTTCCTGCCCACTGCGCACTCGACACCGCACGCGCGTTCCGGGGATGTCCGGCAGCATCTGGGCGGCAGCGGCACGTTCACCGATACAGACGGTTCGTCCCTGGGCGTCATGCTGGAGCAGAACCCCAGCCACCTCGAATTTGTGTCCCCAGTGGCCCTCGGCGCCGCAAGGGCTAAGCAGGACGACCTCGTGGCGCAGGGCCTCACCCCGCATGAGGCACGCCGTAAAGTGCTTCCCGTCCTGCTGCACGGAGACGCCGCTTTCACAGGTCAAGGCGTGGTGTACGAGACCTTCAACCTGCAGCGGCTCGAACCGTACAACGTGGGCGGAACGATTCACATCGTCCAGGACAACCGACTGGGCTTCACGGCCACTCCCTTCCAACTCCGGTCCACGACCTGGCCCTCCGACGTCATCCGAGGCTTCGACGTACCCGTCATCCACACCGACGCGGACGATGTTGACGCCAATCTCATGGCGGCCACGATCGCCTTTGAGTACCGCGAGCGGTTTGGCACGGACATCGTGATCCACGTCCAGGGCTACCGGCGCCATGGCCACAACGAAACTGACGAGCCCCGTTACACCCAGCCCGTCTACTACAGCGATATCGAAGAGCACCCACCTGTGCACGAGATCTATGCGTCCACCCTTACGGCGGCCGGGCTGGTGACGGACACCTACGTCGCTGACACCCGGGCCACTGCCAAAAAGCATCTGGTTGGAGCCTTGGACAAAGCCAAGGTCTTTGATCTCAATTCTGTGGTCACGCAGGAATTCGTGTCTCGCCCCGACGTCCAGGACAAGCTGGGATCCATCACCGCATCGTGGGTCTCCGAGGTCCTCGAGGTTTCTGAGCAGTCCCGCGATGACGTCATCATCCACCCGAAGCTGATGAAACAGTTCGACAAGAAGCGGTCCCTGCGTGACCAGAACTTCGTGGTTGACTGGGGCCAGGCGGAGCTGCTTGCCCTTAAGCTCATCAACCAGGCCGGAGTCCCCTTGCGGCTTACGGGTGAAGATGTGGAGCGCGGTACGTTCAGCCACAGGCACATCGTGGTCCACGATGTGCAAACCGGAGACAAGGCCGAGCGGTTGACGTTTGGCGACGCGCCCTTCCTTGTGGCTAACACCCCCCTGACCGAAGTGGCCACCGTCGGCTTCGAGTACGGCTACGGCCGGACGAATACCGGTTCCCTCCAGTTGTGGGAGGCGCAGTTCGGCGACTTCGTGAACGTGGCCCAGGTCATCTTCGATCAGTTCATCATGGCCGGGCGCGACAAATGGGGCCGCGAAAGCCGCTTCGTGGCGCTGCTCCCCCACGGCTGGGAAGGTGCCGGACCCGAGCACTCCTCGGCACGCCTGGAGCGCTTCCTCCAGTTGGGTGCCCGTGACAACGCCCGCATCCTGATTCCCACTACTGCGGCCCAGTACTTCAACGCACTGGTCAACGCCGCCGCGATGGACGAACCCCGCCCGTACATCATCTTTACGCCTAAGTCATTGCTGAGGGCCGAGTCAGCCAAGTCCGCTGTGGAGGACTTCACCGCGGGCACCTTCCACCCAGTCCTGGCAACGGGGGCGCCCAGTGAGGAGACCCGCCGTCTAGTGCTGTGCTCCGGCAAGGTGGGCGTGGAGGCCAAAGAACGTCTGGGTGAAGGCGTTCGCCTGCTCCGCATCGAACAGCTGTACCCGTTCCCGCACGAAGAGGTCATGAGGGAAGTGGCGGCTGCCGGTGAACTGGAAGAGATCGTCTGGCTTCAGGAAGAACCCGAGAACATGGGTGCATGGAGCTACGTCCTGCCCAAGCTGCTCAAAATGGGCCTGGGCCGGTTCCGCCTCGGTTACGTAGGCAGGCCAGAGGCAGCATCCCCCGCCGAAGGCTACTCATCCGAGCACAAAGCGGCCCAGGAACGCCTGTTGGCGACGGCGGCCCAGGCTGGCACCGTCGACTTCCGCATCGGGTAACCATTCGACCCGCGTCCAACCGGTCAGAGGGGCCTAAAGTAACCAAAGACTCAGGTCAGGCGGTGTAGGGATCCTGCACCGCCTGACCTAGTGAAGGGAACCAGCGGTGTTCGCAAGTACGAAGTCAGCCGTCAGGAGAACGCAACATTCTCCAGCACTCCGGATCCGTGACGAGCGGCCACAAGTACTCACCGGAATGCTCCGGCTCCAACCCCCGGGGCACTCCGGAAAACGAATAGTTACTTCAAGAGAAAGGAAATCATCATGGAATACCGCTACCTGGGACGTTCAGGGCTGAAGGTCTCCACCATCACCCTCGGAGCGATGATGTTTGGCGGTCAGGGCTTTTTCGCGTACGCCGGCAGCACCGGCCTGGATGAAGCGAAACGGCTGCTGGATATTGCGTTCGATCACGGAGTGAACCTAGTCGATACTGCAAATGTCTACTCCTATGGCGCGTCCGAGGAGATGCTGGGCAAGGCGCTAAAAGGTCGGCGCGACCGGACGCTCGTCGCCACAAAGGTACGCATGGGTATGGCTGACGGTCCGAATGACGGCGGGCTGTCGCGGCATCACATCATCGCCCAGTGCGAGGCCAGCCTGCGCCGCCTCGGCACCGACCACATCGACCTGTACCAGGTGCACGAGTGGGATGGACAGGTTCCTCTCGAGGAGACGCTGGAAGCACTGGACTCCCTCGTGCGTTCTGGCAAAGTAAGATACATCGGCAGTTCGAACTATGCCGGCTGGCAGCTGATGAAAGCCCTCGGGGTCTCCGAGCGGAAGGGGTATCAGCCATTCGTCTCGCAGCAGATTCACTACACGCTGCAAGCGCGGGAGGCCGAGTACGAACTGCTGCCGATCGCGGAGGACGCAGGCGTCGGGGTGCTGGTCTGGAGCCCACTGGCTGGTGGCCTGCTCTCGGGCAAGTATCGGCGCGGGCAGCCGGCACCGGAGGGCTCCCGCCAGCTCGCCGAATGGAATGAGCCGCCGGTGCGCGACGAGGGCGCGCTGTATGACATTGTGGAAGAGCTCGTCGCCATCGGAGATTCCCGCGGGATCTCGGCCGCCCAGGTTTCGCTGGCGTGGCTGCTGGGCCGTCCAGGGATGTCGTCGCTCGTCGTGGGTGCTAGGACTGAGGAGCAGCTCTTGGACAACCTTGCCGCGGCCGACATTGCACTCACCGCAGAGGAGTGCGACCGTTTGGATAAGGTCTCGGCACCGCCGTTGATCTACCCTTACTGGCACCACGCCAAGTCCGCTTCAGATCGACTCGGCCCGCACGACATCGTCCCCAACGAGGCATTAAGAAACAGCCGGTCATAAATGGGGACCTGCAAATAAGGTGGGGCTCGGGGTGGGCAACCTACGGCAAGCCCGAGCCTCACCCCGTCTACCCACAAGTACCTTGGAGACCGATGTGAGGGGCGCGCTGTGCCTGTCCCTACGCTACCGGCGAGCCCCGGCCCACGCGGCTACCGCTGCAACAGCATCGGCGACTGGGGTAGTGCCGTCAGTGAGCTCGGCGATAGTACGGCTCAGATCGAGGTTGTGGGGGCTCCGGCAAAGAAAGCTGCGACGTTGTCGCGGCGGACTCCTGCTCCACGAGCGTAGGCATGCGGTATCGAGTGCGTCGCCGGGCTCGTCGAGGATATGGCTGGGGCGGACGACGGTCCAGTCAAGGCCGGCGTCGGTCAGACATACTTCCACACGTTTTTCGTCCGCAGATAGTGAGCGTAACCCTCGCTGATCTGCCAGGGTGCTCCAAGGGCGCCTGGGGTCAGACACCCATGGCGCGGCGCATGATTGAGTCGAAGGCGCGGTCCGAGAGCAGCCGGCGCAGGAAGACCAGGGGCCTGGCCCCGAAGCCGACGCGGTAGCGGGTGCGCGGCCGTCGGGCATTGGCGATCTTGACGATGGTCTTGCCGATGACCGCCGGCTCCGACGTGGTGCGCGCGTTCGGTGCTGAGCTCGCGGCGAGGGCCTTGGCGGCACCGTTGGCCATGGTCGCGTACGCGCCGGTACTGGAGGTCTCTTTGAGCTTCTCCGCGGCGATGGCGCCCCACTCGGTGCGGATCGAGCCGGGCTGGACGACCACGACGTGGATGCCGTGCTGCGCGGTCTCCATGCGAAGGGCGTCGCTGAGGGCCTCGACGGCGTACTTGCTGGCGTGGTACCAGCCGCCTAGCAGCGTGGTGAATTCGCCGCCCACGGAGCTGATGTTGATGACCGTGCCACTGTGTTGGGCGCGCATGTGCGGCAGCACGAGCTGCGTCAGGCGGGCCAGGCCGAAGATGTTGACCTCCATCTGAGCGCGCGCCTCGACCATCGGAACGTCTTCGATGGAGCCGTAGGCGCCGTAACCGGCGTTGTTGACCAGGACGTCTACGCGTCCCGACTCCCGGATGATGCTGTCGACCGCGGTGCGGACCGAGTCGTCGTCGGTGACGTCGAGGCTGAGGACGTTCACACCTGCGTCCTGAAGCGCGGACATCCGCTCAGTGCGCCGTGCGGCGCCGTAGACGGTGTAGCCCGCTTCCTTCAGGCGCAGCGCCGCGTCGGCTCCGATCCCGGAGGAGGCGCCGGTGACGAGAGCCACCCTGGTGGGTCTGGACATGTCGTTTTCCTTCTCATTCTCGTGCCTTGGTGCGTTGATGGAAGTTCCGGCGACGACGGCAGTGGTCGGACGACCAGTTCCATCCAACCGGTTAGTTACATAGTAGGCCATTACGCCTCGGCTGTCAACTGGCTAGTTGGTTGTATGATCGGAATCATGGCCACCCGGGACTCCGCCGCAACGAAGCAGCGCATCCTCAACGCTGCCACCGCCGAGTTCGCCGAGTACGGACTGGCTGGCGCACGCGTCGACCGGATCGCGATTCGCGCCGAAGCCAACAAGCAGCTCATCTATGCGTACTTCGGCAACAAGGAAGACCTGTTCGACAACGCCCTCGCGGCCAACATCTCCCTGTTGCTCGACACGGTGCCCTTCACTGCCGACGACCTCCCCGAGTACGCCGCGGCCCTGTTCGACTTCGCGGTCGCGCACCCGCAGCTGATTCGGCTCGCGCGCTGGCACCAGCTCGAACGGCCCGGTGTCATGAATCAGCTACCCGAGACCGCGGCCTCGAACGCGCTCAAGCTCGACGCGATGGCCGCCGCGCAGCAGAGCGGCAAAATCAGCGACGAGTTACCCGCCGACCAGTTGTTAGCGCTCCTGCTCACGCTGATCCACGGCGGCGCCGAGACCCACATCGCCTCCGAGGACGGTCTCGCAGTCCAGCGAGAAACGCTCGTCGCGGGCGTGCGGCGGCTCACCTTCCCCACCTGATCAGCTAACGGCGGAGGACACCTCGCCGACATCGCGTCCGGCACGCAACAGCTGCTACTTCACGATGGTGGCAGTCGACGACCCGAGACGGCCGCTCCCGGGGACGCCCTCG contains these protein-coding regions:
- a CDS encoding aldo/keto reductase, yielding MEYRYLGRSGLKVSTITLGAMMFGGQGFFAYAGSTGLDEAKRLLDIAFDHGVNLVDTANVYSYGASEEMLGKALKGRRDRTLVATKVRMGMADGPNDGGLSRHHIIAQCEASLRRLGTDHIDLYQVHEWDGQVPLEETLEALDSLVRSGKVRYIGSSNYAGWQLMKALGVSERKGYQPFVSQQIHYTLQAREAEYELLPIAEDAGVGVLVWSPLAGGLLSGKYRRGQPAPEGSRQLAEWNEPPVRDEGALYDIVEELVAIGDSRGISAAQVSLAWLLGRPGMSSLVVGARTEEQLLDNLAAADIALTAEECDRLDKVSAPPLIYPYWHHAKSASDRLGPHDIVPNEALRNSRS
- a CDS encoding oxidoreductase, producing the protein MSRPTRVALVTGASSGIGADAALRLKEAGYTVYGAARRTERMSALQDAGVNVLSLDVTDDDSVRTAVDSIIRESGRVDVLVNNAGYGAYGSIEDVPMVEARAQMEVNIFGLARLTQLVLPHMRAQHSGTVINISSVGGEFTTLLGGWYHASKYAVEALSDALRMETAQHGIHVVVVQPGSIRTEWGAIAAEKLKETSSTGAYATMANGAAKALAASSAPNARTTSEPAVIGKTIVKIANARRPRTRYRVGFGARPLVFLRRLLSDRAFDSIMRRAMGV
- a CDS encoding TetR family transcriptional regulator yields the protein MATRDSAATKQRILNAATAEFAEYGLAGARVDRIAIRAEANKQLIYAYFGNKEDLFDNALAANISLLLDTVPFTADDLPEYAAALFDFAVAHPQLIRLARWHQLERPGVMNQLPETAASNALKLDAMAAAQQSGKISDELPADQLLALLLTLIHGGAETHIASEDGLAVQRETLVAGVRRLTFPT